The Sphaerospermopsis torques-reginae ITEP-024 genome has a window encoding:
- a CDS encoding TrmH family RNA methyltransferase, with the protein MLTSLQNPLVKQIRKLHSTKERHKQQLFLLEGTHLLEEACAVNYPLETVCCTPQWEQAHPQLWEVACSRCKRAEIVITEVLAGMATTVQPDGVVATAKRGEQENQVPVRGLVLAVETLQDPGNLGTIIRTAAAAGASGLWLSDDSVDLDNPKVLRASAGQWFRLNKAVSEDLKATVQQCQQGGMQVIATLPTASLTYWEVDWQKPSLILLGNEGAGLSDDLAAMADTQVKIPLSPGVESLNVAIAAALMLYEAQRQLTHRLTI; encoded by the coding sequence GTGTTGACCAGTTTACAAAATCCCCTAGTTAAGCAGATTCGTAAGTTGCACTCTACCAAAGAGAGGCATAAACAACAATTATTTTTATTGGAAGGGACCCACTTGTTAGAAGAAGCTTGTGCGGTTAACTATCCTTTAGAAACTGTGTGTTGTACTCCGCAATGGGAACAAGCACATCCTCAATTATGGGAGGTGGCTTGTAGTCGGTGTAAACGGGCAGAAATTGTGATTACAGAAGTTTTAGCAGGGATGGCAACCACAGTACAACCAGATGGTGTTGTAGCGACTGCAAAACGGGGTGAACAGGAAAACCAAGTTCCTGTGAGGGGGTTAGTTTTGGCTGTGGAAACTTTGCAAGATCCTGGTAATTTGGGAACGATCATTAGAACTGCGGCCGCTGCGGGTGCGTCTGGTTTATGGTTGAGTGATGATAGTGTTGATTTAGATAACCCTAAAGTTTTACGTGCTTCTGCGGGGCAGTGGTTTCGCTTAAATAAGGCAGTAAGTGAAGATTTAAAAGCAACAGTCCAACAATGCCAGCAAGGGGGAATGCAGGTAATTGCTACTTTACCAACTGCCAGTTTAACTTATTGGGAGGTAGATTGGCAAAAACCGAGTTTAATTTTACTGGGAAATGAAGGTGCTGGTTTGTCAGATGATTTAGCCGCAATGGCAGATACTCAAGTTAAAATTCCCCTTAGTCCTGGAGTAGAATCCTTGAATGTGGCGATCGCAGCAGCTTTAATGTTATATGAAGCCCAGCGACAATTAACTCATAGGTTAACAATTTAA
- a CDS encoding thermonuclease family protein: MNKLIKKIIIALSAVLIVVSLMGCNILFAGSGEVVERVSDGDTLVLRGADDQKFTVRFACVDAPEIPHTNKEKNSRRVRDINQFNWGVKAQIRVQELVKQSGDRVKLDIIESDRYGRKVAEVRLKNGTFIQQVLLEEGLAKVYRPYLSKCPSKDIIQQAEAQAQQQKLGVWNDRKFVDPWEYRKFSKAN; this comes from the coding sequence ATGAATAAATTAATTAAAAAAATTATCATTGCTTTAAGTGCAGTTCTCATTGTTGTGAGTTTGATGGGATGTAATATTCTATTTGCTGGCTCTGGTGAAGTTGTAGAAAGGGTAAGTGATGGTGATACATTGGTGTTAAGAGGTGCAGATGATCAAAAATTTACAGTTAGATTTGCTTGTGTGGATGCACCAGAAATACCTCACACCAACAAAGAAAAAAATAGTAGGCGGGTTCGGGATATAAATCAATTTAATTGGGGAGTAAAAGCACAAATACGGGTACAAGAATTGGTGAAACAGTCAGGCGATCGCGTGAAGTTGGATATTATAGAAAGCGATCGCTATGGTAGAAAAGTTGCAGAAGTGCGATTAAAAAATGGTACTTTTATCCAACAAGTTTTGTTAGAAGAAGGTTTAGCTAAAGTTTATCGTCCTTATTTAAGCAAGTGTCCCAGTAAAGATATCATCCAACAAGCAGAAGCACAAGCACAACAGCAAAAGCTAGGAGTTTGGAATGATAGAAAATTTGTTGATCCTTGGGAATATCGGAAGTTTAGCAAGGCTAATTAA